AACTGCTAACCGTTTTCTATGAGGAAAACACAAACCCCAACTTCTTTAAGAAGTCGGGGTTTGTGTCTTGCAATTTTCACAAATCAAGGTTAATAAAATACTCATCAAATCTGTAAAAACAGCTATTAAATAGAATTACTAGGTATTTGCTTGCTAAAGAAATTATCTAAAATATCTGATTGCTGTTTTTGACTTAGCGATGCTGCAATTTCTTCACTACTGAGTATTGGAACCTTTCTAAAAGCTTCTAAAGTATGATCTAAGTTCTCCAGAGATATTTTTCTACCAAAAGGGCAACTATTTATTTGTGCCTCATCACTACTTTTGCGTGTAACTAGTTGCATCAATAACTCAACTGCAACTCTAGGCAATACTTGGGGTGGTGTCAAATTCATGTAAAAAGAAAAAGTCATGCTACCTAGCCGAATATGATCGCCATCTTGTAGTTTGATTGGACGATAAACAGGTTCACCATTCACAAAAGAACCATTGGTACTACTAAAGTCAACTAGGTAAAAGCCTGAATACTCAGCATTTTCAATATACTGAATAGATGCATGTCGGCGAGACACGCGTCTGTCACAA
Above is a genomic segment from Fischerella sp. JS2 containing:
- a CDS encoding FHA domain-containing protein → MIAEFSEKELEKRLSLYQVFLKLYEHHSSFLDEILQLENLPQPLSTIVQGCYLQGVIDGSAVYVTTNLCEGKTQTLLQPQYIWTIGRDRTCGICVCDRRVSRRHASIQYIENAEYSGFYLVDFSSTNGSFVNGEPVYRPIKLQDGDHIRLGSMTFSFYMNLTPPQVLPRVAVELLMQLVTRKSSDEAQINSCPFGRKISLENLDHTLEAFRKVPILSSEEIAASLSQKQQSDILDNFFSKQIPSNSI